GGTTTCCGATAAAGGCGCCTTCCATGTGGCCTACGGCCATTTTTTCCAGCACCCCAGTTTCGAAACAATGTACAATGAGCCGCTACGGGTTTTGTCGCCGCCGCAGCTGGCCGGCATGCGATTGGGCAATTGTCGGCTGAAACCGGAGCGCACGGTTTCCTATGAAGTGGGTCTGCAGCAAGGCTTGGGCACAGCGTTGAATGCGGATCTGACGCTCTTTTATAAGGACTTTCGCAACCAGCTGGGCATCGAGGCCGTCACCACGGTGGATGCCGTGGGGTACACCCGCTATGTGAATCGCGACTACGGCAACGTCAAAGGCATTACCATCGCGCTGGAAACGCTGCCGCAGGGTTTTCTCTCCGGAGGGTTCGATTACACGTTTCAGTATGCGAACGGCAGCGCGTCCGATCCCACGTTTCTTCAGCTCGTGCAGGCGGCCGCTCGTCTGGGCGCTGAGCCGGTGCAGTTCATCGAGCGGCAGATTCTGCCGCTCGATTGGGATCAGCGTCACACCTTGAATGCGACCGCGATCCTCAGCTTTCCCGGGAACTGGAGCGCCAGCCTGATCACCAGCATCGGCAGCGGCTTGCCCTATACGCCCACCTCGGTGGGTACGGTGCTGTTTCCGGATCGTGAGTTTAAAAACACCGCGCGCCGCCCCATACGCTGGAATGTGGATCTCAAGGCTAAGAAACGCCTGACCCTCAGCGGCATCAAGGGTATGGTCTATGTCCATGTGTATAACCTGTTCGACCATCTCAATCAAAATCGAATCTATACAACCAGCGGCAACACTTATGAGAACGCGATGCTTCCGGAACAGCGCGTCGTCCGCGACGAACGGTTGGCCGAGGAGGGCATCTTTACGCCCCATGAAATCGACAACAAACCGGAATGGTATTCACCGCCCAGAAAAATTCAAATCGGCTTTGGCGTGGACTTTTAACCTTAACGAATGCCAGTTCATTCGCTGTTAAACAACGGATCAATGTCAATGGAGATATCAAGGTGGAAGCGAAAAAAAACATAACGGCATGGCCGGTCCTGATAGGCCTGCTCCTATATTGGGCGCCGGTCACCGGGGCTGATGACATCCAGAAAGAACCGCCGATGCGCGAAAAAGAGATGGCTCAGAGTTCCTATCTGAAAAGCCGCGGTGGGTTGCCCGCTTTCCTGAAAAAAAAGACCGACGCCAAAGGGTGGTCCAAATACATCCGTTTTTCCAAGCATGACGGGAATCTGGTGGAAGCGGGATTTTGCAATCAGGGCCAGCTCTCCAGCGGCTATTTCGACGGCGCTTTTTACGGCATGACTTGGCCCAAAGGCGCCAACCGCCGCAATTACGGTTATGTCTTTGTCTTTTATGTCGCCGGCGAGGTGATCGACGCGCGCGGCAATACCATTCATATCGTCTCTGACCGGTTTAACCGCA
This region of bacterium genomic DNA includes:
- a CDS encoding TonB-dependent receptor, which gives rise to VSDKGAFHVAYGHFFQHPSFETMYNEPLRVLSPPQLAGMRLGNCRLKPERTVSYEVGLQQGLGTALNADLTLFYKDFRNQLGIEAVTTVDAVGYTRYVNRDYGNVKGITIALETLPQGFLSGGFDYTFQYANGSASDPTFLQLVQAAARLGAEPVQFIERQILPLDWDQRHTLNATAILSFPGNWSASLITSIGSGLPYTPTSVGTVLFPDREFKNTARRPIRWNVDLKAKKRLTLSGIKGMVYVHVYNLFDHLNQNRIYTTSGNTYENAMLPEQRVVRDERLAEEGIFTPHEIDNKPEWYSPPRKIQIGFGVDF